DNA sequence from the Liolophura sinensis isolate JHLJ2023 chromosome 1, CUHK_Ljap_v2, whole genome shotgun sequence genome:
AGGCTGTATTGAAAACGCTACAAATCGGTAATAAACAATGGTCAAGGCTGTGTTTAAAACGCTGCAAAACGGTGATACACAATGGTCAAGGCTGTATTGAAAACGCTTCAAATCGGTATTACACAATGGCCGAGGATGTATTTAAAACGTTGCAAAACGGATACATAATGGTCAAGACTGTACTGAAAACGCTACAAAACGGTAATACACAATCGTCGAGGCTGTATTTAAAACGCTGCAAAACGGTGAAACACAATGGTCAAGGCTGTGTTGAAAACGCTGCAAAACTGTGAAACACAATGGCCAAGGCTGTATTGAAAATGCTGGAAAACGCTTATAAACCCCGAAAAACATGCACTGATAAACGAGCGACAGCAATATATCAGTATTGAAAATGTTCGGAAAGGCTCAGGCTGAAATTAAATACTGataaaaatagaaaatactttaagaagaattatttgaaaatgttgagaaacaaaaaaaaagaagattatTGCAAAGAACAGAAAGCGATGATGTACAAAGACCAGTTTTGATGAGTTTGCAATTGATACCACAAAGCAtgatcaacagaaaaaaaatttcttatGAATAATGAGAAAAACTAACTGACTGCGCTAAATGATGGTGACCAACGTGAAACAGTGATAAACAGGTAATAAAACAGAGGTAAAACGCGCAACAAAGAACGAAAGGTGTGgagaaacatgtttttttccccactAGTTCAGCTGTTTTTGTTATAGCTACTCACCACGTCTGTGTTCGCGTTGTCCTGTATGGTCTTCCAGCGCTTGCCGTCCAGGCTGTAAAGCACCTTGAAATGGGTCACCCTCTGGTAGCAGCACCCGTCCCCCGGATACACATTCCGGCCCTTGATGACCACCCCCCGGACAACACTGACTGTCCGGAACTCGACCTGCCGGAAAAGACATAGACCAGGGACGAATAATAAGCATACAATGGCGTCGGTTggtttacatttattcatttaagaaATTTGCCTTTAAGACAATTTGGACAGAAAGTAAACATAATACGGTAATTAAATTACGGTGTTAACATCTTCAATCAGTCGATAGGTTAATttcgttaatttttttttatataaatcacCTTCCGCTGCAGCTCCAATGTGCTCCATTTTGTTcgatttacatatacagtaagCTGTATGATCAAATTAGACTGTGCGAGGTTTCCTGATTTGCAAGTAAGACTGAATTTCCACTTTTGTGACGTCGGTAAGGTTATGGTTGGAAAGAATCGCACTGGCTGGAGCAAACCGCCGCCCTTTGTTAGATACCTCACAAATCTCCCGACTTAAAGCCACGCGCGGCCACACTGGCCAAGGGCATGACATTGGCAACTAGACAAACAGAGATTATGTCGGACGGTATGAAGTTTTCTGATTTAAATGTTGATTATGTTGGACGGTATGAAGTTTCCTGATTTAAATGTAAGATTATGTTGGACGGTATGAAGTTTCCTGATTTAAATGTAAGATTATGTTGGACGGTATGAAGTTTCCTGATTTAAATGTAAGATTATGTTGGACGGTATGAAGTTCCCCGATTTAAATGTAAGATTACGTTGGACGGTAAGAGGTTTGTTATGACAGCAAAAGGTTTGTTgatttaaattaaattgaacGGTATGAGGTGCATATTGAACGGTATAAGGTGCATACCTGGATGAACTGGTAGATGTCCTCGTACTGAGCGGACCACGCCCCCCTTTGGTACACACCGGTGTTGTCAATGTGGGCGGTGGCATTCAGACGAGCCCTCTCTGGACCGTAGTTGTCGCTGGGACGAGTGCTGTGTCTGGTGGATGAGGCGGTAAGGGCCACATCACTTACCCCCTGCTCCCCTGTCACCAAGTACTGGCTACAAATGTCTGTCGGTGAGAGAGGGGAGTCGAGCTAAAGTCAGCGAGAGGGAGAGTTGGGCTAAATTCAGTGACTGAGAGATTCGGGCTAAAGTCAATGAGAGACTTGTCGAGCTAAAGTCAGCGAAAGAGGGTTTTCGGGCTGAAGTCAGTGAGAGAGGGCAATCGGGCCAGACTCTATGAGAGGATTAAAGTCAGTGAGAGAGGAGAGTTAGGCGAAAGCCAGTAAGAGAGGAGAGTCAGGCTGGGGTCAGTGAGAGAGTCGAGATAAAGTCAGTGAGGGAGAAGAGCCACGCTGAAGTCTACGAGAGAGGAGAGTGAGACTGAAGTCAGTGAGAGAGAGTCAGACTTAAGTCAGTTAGAGAGGAGAGTCAGACTAAAATCAGCGAGAGAGGAAAGCTAGTCTGGGGTGAACATATACAGTTGTGTCTGTGCCGAAAATCGGATTCGGCCACTGGAGTTCTCTTCTCGAAAACCCCAAAACATGAAAAGGCGAATTACCCTATATTTCGTGGAAATATAAAGTCGAAAATGAGAAAACTCCAGTGGCAGCATCTGGCTTCCGTAGATTACCGATCACTGTCAAAACACACAGAAGACATTTACCATGAAATGTTCACAGACATGTTGTCAGGGTCGGGTATATGCTCACAGAATCTCTCAGCTTGGTACAGGAATAGTTTATTAGACTTTTCTTTTGAATACATTCTACGTTTATACAATTTGAAATGAAGCAAACAGTACCAGCTTACCTTTGGCCGATTGGAAGAAAGCAGAGCACATCCAGGTACCTACAACGAAACAATGGTGTGAATAAAATTAAAGATCCATTTTAGAATCCTGTAAATGAGTTAAAAGGATAGAGGAAAAGGAAtgagtgcatacatgtactgacgTCCTGCTTAACAATTTCCctgtcatatgactacgaaggagtccttagtaCACTAAAAGGAACTGTAAAACGATAAGTATGGTTTTGAGGGTAATGAAGGccgattttttaaaaaagtaataGCCACATATAGTATATGCGATTCTGTCTGTATCCAACACACATTCAAGCACGTCAGTCACTGTCAGAGAAAGCCGCATGGACCAAGTACTCATTGTGGAAAAGAATCAAATACCATGTCGAGGCAAAAAATGGGACATTTATAACTGATATTGTAAATACACACGCACAAAACACGCATATTGGAAAATTTCAGTGTTCTACTCATAGATGTACTTAACGAGTGATAAATGGTGAAGATATCTTTTATGATATCGTATTCATGTTCGCATGCTCTCAGAACATCACTATAAACTCGTGCGCAGCTTGAAGCCAAAGCTACCGATAAATGGTGTAGGACCCACAATGGTGTTTTCCCTCGCAGCCTGGAACAAAACCCTATCTCAGGCCGACAGGGCGCGCTTGTGTTCAGCTTGGAACCAGAACTCACGGGCAGATACACGATCAGGCTCCACAATGGTGTCAGCTTGGAACCAGAACTCATGGATAGATACATGATGAAGGCTCCACAATGGTGTCAGCTTGGAACCAGAACCCATGGACAGATACACGATGATGGTTCCACAGTGGTGTTTCCCTTCTTCCAGACCGACAGGGTGCGTTTGCGTCCAGGTTTGAACCAGAACTAATGGACAGACGCATGATGAAGGCTCTCAAACCGATAGGGCGTGCTTGCGTTCAGCTTGGAAccaaatccccccccccccccccccccgacagACGCGGCTCCACAATGGTGTTTTCCTTCTTCTAGACCGACAGGGTGCGATTGCGTCCTGCTTAGAGCCAGAACTCATGGACAGATGCGTAATGAAAGCTCCGCGATGGTGTTTTCCTTCTCTCAGATCGATAGGGCGTGCTTGCGTTCAGCTTGGAACCAAACCTCCGGACAGACGCATGATGAGCGCTCGACAATGGTGTTTTTCTTCTCCCTCAGTTACATCAGTACCCATTTGACCTCTGCTTTATTAAGCTTTCAACTTTGGATAAACAAGGAAATGATCATTCTAACATCTGAAGTTATATCTGTAATAATCTTTCATAAAAAAGTTAATGCACGGAAGGGAAAAATCTTGAGTATCGACAACCAGATGAATTCATTGCTGAGAAAACAATGgtaatgtatttaaaattgaGTCACACATTTACCAGATGCTATGTAATACAACAGTACGCAATGTATATGCTGAGCGTATCGACACCAGTGACAGTTTTAAACAACTCACGCTCTCGTGATATAAATGATGCAGATTATTTATCAGGAAGTCTACGGCTCTTCTATTATTGGAATTTTAAATGACACTTACCAGAGTAAAATCCCAGAATAATGAGCGAAATAAATGGGAGTTTACGGTTCCGCTTCATGTGTCGTCCTTCCTAACTTGTCAACAaaatatgatgttttataaATTCTGGTTTTATGTCATGAAAATATCAGAGCTATCTCTGTAAGAGGCCCATGAGTCGTATCTAAGAGAGCGTCCCCGACAGAATACCGGTACCATACCATCTATATAGGCTTGAATGAGTGCTAAATGACTGTGAGCAGTAAAACATTACAGATACACCTAACTTTGTAGACAGGTAACACGCAGCATATGACACAAACGCGAGAGAAGAATAGCTCAGACAACGGCTCACTGTACACACCTATTATAGACGTTTACCGGAGCAGATTTCAAAGAGTCTCGGGCGTGATTTTTCCTCAAATCTTACGATTAGTTCAATTTCTGAAGAGATACCAGGGCAGGTAGGTACTGTCTGGCCTCTGCCTTGGTCCGACAGGTGTGGGAAAGCAGTTTCATGGCCCACAAAGCTTTATCTGTCTGggagagaaaagaaacaaacgaTGACTTGAAAGGAGGTCGTATTGTCCTGAGAGCCACGCCCATGGAGGGGTGGGTACGTCTCAGACGCACACGTGCCCTCACAATGTTGTCCCACTTCTACATCATTCTACAcccacatgtaggcctacctgctTCTTTCTAACACCCAAGGGTGAAATTCTAATGATTACCTTTTATTGTACAATACAAACGTTTATTTACACGAGATTGTTATGTTAATGATCCCAAACACCAAGTTTGACGGGTAGATAAAGTCAGCTAGGTGCAGTAACGGCACAACGGCTGTAAAGTTAATATAAGAATGTACAGTGCACATGAagaagcattcattcattacacGTGTATAATAGTTGGTTCTAA
Encoded proteins:
- the LOC135482413 gene encoding inactive carboxypeptidase-like protein X2; translation: MKRNRKLPFISLIILGFYSGTWMCSAFFQSAKDICSQYLVTGEQGVSDVALTASSTRHSTRPSDNYGPERARLNATAHIDNTGVYQRGAWSAQYEDIYQFIQVEFRTVSVVRGVVIKGRNVYPGDGCCYQRVTHFKVLYSLDGKRWKTIQDNANTDVYFQGNVDQDSPVVHMFQCPVIARFLRINPQTWLNHISLRFDVIGCAMATRELLALAAESKRKKIVLKNGCVNFCWGKANGYYQACSDCQEYVTCANSYMYRRPCPAFLRWDDTLKKCLYNSQTCHYTF